Proteins encoded together in one Macadamia integrifolia cultivar HAES 741 chromosome 8, SCU_Mint_v3, whole genome shotgun sequence window:
- the LOC122085550 gene encoding ubiquitin carboxyl-terminal hydrolase 21-like, whose product METLDGDASVPSCSTSAVKDLNDLSISLSSPPSSPPLLVDLSDNPLLMDATSSSWLTFDEAKPAFSCSPENSLVWRSSEFRTSCGEFKPTMMGAGLENLGNTCFLNAILQCFTHTVPLVQGIRSWNHATQCDGGTKGFCVLCTLRDHIELSLASSGGVISPLSLVENLSNISSSFTRYQQEDAHEFLQCLLDRLDTCCLDPNTPTQSLSLQENSIVRQIFGGQLRSQLQCCNCGHCSDTFEPLIDLSLEIEDADSLTCALQSFTKVEKIDPETRFTCEKCKQQVSVEKQLTLHQAPSIAAFHLKRFKSDGSNVEKIDKHVAYPLELDLQPYTSSNHENNVELKYELYAVVVHVGFSPWSGHYFCYIRSSPHTWHRLDDSKVIRVEEEGVLSQNAYILFYARQGLPWFSTLMETQNKCVDASSGTISPKSVLDDVDRMCATVPLKASTSIVEDEGRLDAEGINSVWDMKVDEFGNDDQIDEARTDAPTPSTVSPTEASKCNDKVDEPRSDAQRTGITSTEASNCKQEVPKTRNDVSVPQTPPRSPSPDIYSEEPPELIYSIPRNHLRPKNTAKRTSGSKDLVDCKKEACKLTRSMPSSRRSQLLKAVLGSESEGSLNRKKRRRVLDSSNACGKLSPSSLISAVTSELF is encoded by the exons ATGGAAACCCTAGATGGTGATGCGTCGGTTCCGTCGTGTTCTACTTCGGCTGTAAAAGATCTGAACGATTTATCGATCTCTTTATCTTCGCCTCCATCTTCGCCTCCTCTCCTTGTAGATTTGTCAGATAACCCGTTGTTGATGGATGCTACTTCGTCCTCTTGGCTTACTTTTGATGAGGCCAAACCTGCCTTTTCTTGTTCTCCTGAGAATTCTCTTGTTTGGCGTTCTTCAGAGTTCAGAACCTCTTGTGGAGAATTCAAGCCCACTAtgatg GGTGCAGGACTTGAGAATCTTGGCAACACATGTTTTCTCAACGCAATTCTTCAGTGTTTCACCCACACCGTCCCTCTCGTTCAGGGCATTCGTTCCTGGAACCATGCAACTCAGTGCGATG GTGGTACTAAGGGCTTCTGTGTACTATGTACTCTTCGTGACCACATTGAGCTCTCTTTGGCATCGTCTGGTGGGGTTATCTCACCTTTGAGTTTGGTGGAGAATTTAAGCA ATATATCATCTTCATTCACAAGATATCAGCAGGAAGATGCTCATGAATTCCTGCAATGTTTGTTGGATAGACTTGACACCTGCTGTTTGGATCCAAATACACCGACCCAGAGTTTGTCTCTACAAGAGAATAGTATTGTGAGGCAGATTTTTGGTGGTCAACTCAGAAGCCAG CTTCAGTGTTGCAACTGTGGTCACTGTTCCGATACTTTTGAGCCCCTGATTGATCTGAGCTTGGAGATTGAAGACGCAGATTCCCTGACCTGTGCATTGCAGTCCTTCACCAAGGTTGAAAAGATCGATCCTGAGACAAGGTTTACCTGTGAGAAATGTAAGCAACAAGTGTCAGTTGAGAAGCAGCTTACTCTACACCAGGCCCCTTCTATTGCGGCTTTTCATTTGAAGAGATTCAAGAGTGATGGCTCCAATGTTGAGAAGATTGACAAGCATGTGGCATACCCATTGGAGCTGGACTTGCAGCCATATACCAGCAGCAACCATGAAAACAAT GTGGAGCTGAAGTATGAACTATATGCAGTTGTGGTGCATGTTGGGTTTTCACCTTGGTCTGGACATTATTTTTGCTATATTCGTTCCTCCCCGCACACATGGCATAGGTTGGATGACTCAAAG GTAAttagagttgaagaagagggtGTGCTTTCTCAGAATGCATACATTCTATTTTATGCAAGGCAGGGTTTGCCCTGGTTTTCAACTTTAATGGAAACACAAAATAAATGTGTGGATGCAAGCAGTGGCACTATTTCCCCAAAGTCTGTTCTAGATGATGTGGACAGAATGTGTGCTACAGTTCCTCTTAAAGCAAGTACGTCCATTGTGGAGGATGAAGGTAGATTGGATGCTGAGGGAATCAACTCTGTTTGGGATATGAAAGTTGATGAATTTGGAAATGATGACCAGATTGATGAAGCTAGAACTGATGCTCCGACACCAAGTACTGTATCTCCTACAGAAGCAAGTAAGTGCAATGATAAGGTTGATGAACCTAGATCTGATGCACAAAGAACAGGGATTACATCTACAGAAGCAAGTAATTGCAAGCAGGAGGTTCCTAAAACCAGAAATGATGTTAGCGTCCCGCAAACACCACCAAGATCTCCAAGCCCAGATATTTACTCTGAAGAGCCTCCAG AGCTGATTTATAGTATTCCGCGGAACCATTTAAGACCTAAGAATACAGCTAAGAGAACATCAGGCAGCAAAGACCTGGTGGACTGCAAGAAGGAAGCATGCAAACTTACAAGGAGCATGCCTAGCTCACGGAGAAGTCAACTACTAAAAGCAGTATTGGGTTCTGAGAGTGAAGGCTCTTTGAACAGGAAGAAGAGGCGGAGAGTATTAGATTCAAGTAATGCTTGTGGGAAGCTCAGCCCTAGTTCTCTTATAAGTGCTGTGACATCTGAACTTTTCTAA